The following are from one region of the Desulforegula conservatrix Mb1Pa genome:
- a CDS encoding chemotaxis protein CheX, with protein sequence MDAKLINPFINATTNVLETMAFIKSVPGKPYLKKDDVAKGDVTGVIGITGETNGTIAVTFEEGCILKIVSNMFGEEMTTLNSEVADAVGELTNMISGQARRELEGLGMVFEAAIPSVVSGRSHSITHYTDGPKIAIPFTTDGGKFTIEVCLEK encoded by the coding sequence ATGGATGCAAAACTTATTAATCCATTTATAAATGCTACAACTAATGTTCTGGAAACCATGGCTTTCATAAAATCGGTTCCAGGTAAGCCCTATCTCAAGAAGGATGACGTGGCCAAGGGCGATGTCACAGGCGTGATAGGCATCACAGGTGAAACCAACGGAACCATCGCGGTCACCTTTGAAGAAGGCTGCATCCTCAAAATTGTATCCAATATGTTCGGAGAGGAAATGACCACTTTGAACAGCGAGGTTGCCGATGCGGTTGGAGAGCTTACAAATATGATTTCAGGCCAGGCCAGGCGTGAACTCGAAGGCCTTGGAATGGTATTTGAGGCGGCCATTCCTTCTGTGGTCAGCGGCAGGTCTCACTCAATTACCCATTATACAGACGGTCCAAAGATAGCTATCCCTTTCACAACGGATGGCGGGAAATTCACAATAGAAGTCTGTCTTGAAAAATAG
- a CDS encoding chemotaxis response regulator CheY: MDTSIKILCVDDFATMRRILKNILKQLGFNNITEADDGTTALEELKKSHYDLIISDWNMPKMTGLELLKTIRSTPEFKDIPFLMVTAEAQKQNVIEAVQAGVSNYVVKPFTAEAIAEKLQKILG; this comes from the coding sequence ATGGATACATCCATCAAAATTTTATGCGTGGACGATTTTGCAACCATGCGCAGAATTTTAAAAAATATTCTCAAGCAGCTTGGCTTTAACAATATAACCGAGGCAGACGACGGGACAACAGCTCTTGAAGAGCTTAAAAAATCCCATTACGACCTGATAATCTCGGACTGGAATATGCCTAAGATGACAGGTCTTGAGCTTCTCAAGACAATCAGAAGCACACCTGAATTCAAGGATATTCCCTTCCTTATGGTTACTGCCGAGGCCCAGAAACAGAATGTTATCGAAGCTGTTCAGGCAGGCGTTTCTAATTATGTTGTTAAGCCTTTCACCGCAGAGGCAATAGCAGAAAAGCTCCAGAAGATCCTTGGCTAA
- a CDS encoding sigma-54 interaction domain-containing protein: protein MIGFVGKSPEVQAVLKKITKVAASDSTVLITGESGTGKELIARAIHCLSKRSAGPMITINCGAIPSELLESELFGHEKGSFTGAHKARMGRFEMAAAGTIFLDEIGDMNPMLQVKLLRAIQEQTFERVGGEKPISVDIRIISATNKNLKKAVEEGSFRDDLFYRLNVIPLHIPPLRERTGDIPVLCSYFLERFSERMEEPVKKISDKAGAFLEAYAWPGNVRELENLMERLSVMVDGEIIDVEDLPENINVQAENSVSKGFPDGFQYDENIGFNDAVDNFQRHLILKALKKTGWVKAKAAELLKINRTTLVEKIKKLEIESKASDVFEIDK from the coding sequence ATGATCGGTTTCGTTGGGAAAAGTCCTGAAGTTCAGGCTGTTTTGAAAAAGATCACCAAGGTGGCGGCCTCGGACAGCACTGTCCTCATTACGGGCGAAAGCGGCACTGGAAAAGAGTTGATCGCAAGGGCCATACATTGCCTAAGCAAAAGAAGCGCCGGGCCTATGATCACCATCAATTGCGGCGCAATTCCTTCCGAACTTCTTGAAAGCGAGCTTTTTGGTCATGAGAAAGGTTCTTTCACCGGAGCCCATAAGGCAAGAATGGGCAGATTCGAGATGGCCGCAGCCGGAACCATATTCCTTGATGAAATAGGGGACATGAATCCAATGCTCCAGGTCAAGCTTCTCAGGGCAATCCAGGAGCAGACCTTTGAGCGTGTAGGCGGCGAAAAGCCCATAAGTGTTGACATCAGAATTATTTCTGCCACAAATAAAAATCTCAAAAAGGCCGTGGAAGAAGGCTCTTTCAGGGATGACCTTTTCTACCGGCTAAATGTAATACCTCTCCATATTCCTCCTCTGCGTGAAAGAACCGGAGATATTCCAGTTCTGTGCTCTTATTTTTTAGAACGTTTTTCAGAACGAATGGAAGAGCCTGTCAAAAAAATATCAGACAAGGCAGGGGCTTTTCTGGAGGCTTATGCCTGGCCAGGCAATGTGCGTGAACTTGAGAACCTCATGGAGCGTCTTTCTGTGATGGTGGACGGTGAAATCATTGATGTTGAGGATTTACCTGAAAATATCAATGTGCAGGCAGAAAATTCTGTAAGCAAAGGCTTCCCGGATGGGTTTCAGTACGATGAGAACATCGGGTTCAACGACGCGGTTGATAATTTCCAGCGCCACCTTATCCTGAAAGCCCTGAAAAAGACGGGATGGGTAAAGGCAAAGGCGGCAGAACTTCTTAAAATAAACCGTACGACCCTTGTTGAAAAGATCAAAAAGCTTGAGATAGAATCAAAAGCTTCGGATGTTTTTGAAATAGATAAATAA
- a CDS encoding tetratricopeptide repeat protein gives MNSGNYKILKAAMCILLILFMSVVFTDTYAAEKKAAASAEAAPAGDSLGINIEFMGKKPEIRIARVDGTELMIAFRMKASGDDFKIGAGKQKFAGLRYEILPGGAGAIFLKTHDRIDSFDSKWDQDGKNLQVSVITKKAEAPKQPEKTVESAGSTISSEDAEFISNIKEMPCFSAGGLSSAFGALSNENWDSAAEILDEFLTDAQNSGKCADAASFLSAYVFYRSKGKDDPAVSRRMFQEMMVEYPDSPYIPYSALYLGELELSLTGYAPASGYFNYILTEFPDFRAKPQAIYGYAISNIYLDNLVSSYKALSELSSKYPDSAYTEHAAFQQGRIFFKRGDYEDALKRFEVYYSKNKDAVYDSPELLYYLGSSAYHIGNYKKAIEYLSMAYNLFPEIEEPDILFSRIADSYVEEGQLEKAKKIYELVRSKYSGTDGFAVSSVRLAGLVDNQEEKEGIYQEVIDGFPDNPLAKLSMLKLAKAKFDTGDFESSMELLFQLLSENPGATKKEADAFLQLATEKYFSSKVSEGKAFEAVKNFEAKKKKIEPYMNPKIQYLVGKSYLNLGLYEPAYEYLAASAPAYANKAKPPGFDYDLALSMDETGRAAEAKHMFVSASSSDSLSSVDALKRLARIQISEGKQDDALNTYREAFSKSEKPDQKAEILLDQAPIFESRKDTDAVASLMAKAEDLLRANNASPDRDLLLKILKKRGEAEAKKENYLAASGAFERALALKKEGDNFEEISFLLADTYERLTKTKEASEIFKSISEGENDFWAKLAKERLEQLIFFDKLKSPEKKLASQAN, from the coding sequence ATGAACTCCGGAAATTATAAAATCTTAAAAGCAGCGATGTGCATTCTTCTGATATTATTTATGTCAGTCGTTTTCACAGATACTTATGCTGCGGAGAAAAAGGCGGCTGCTTCTGCCGAGGCTGCCCCTGCCGGAGATTCCCTTGGCATAAATATCGAATTCATGGGTAAGAAGCCGGAAATCAGGATAGCGAGGGTGGACGGAACTGAGCTCATGATAGCTTTCAGGATGAAGGCATCAGGCGATGATTTTAAGATAGGCGCTGGAAAACAAAAATTTGCCGGATTGAGATATGAGATTTTGCCTGGCGGGGCCGGAGCTATATTTTTAAAAACCCATGACAGAATAGATTCCTTTGACAGCAAATGGGATCAGGATGGAAAAAATCTTCAGGTTTCCGTTATAACAAAAAAGGCTGAAGCCCCCAAGCAACCTGAAAAGACAGTTGAGTCGGCAGGGTCAACAATTTCAAGTGAAGATGCGGAGTTTATTTCAAATATTAAAGAAATGCCCTGCTTTTCCGCCGGCGGATTATCATCAGCTTTCGGTGCCTTGTCGAATGAAAACTGGGACAGTGCAGCCGAAATTCTCGACGAATTTTTGACAGACGCCCAAAACAGCGGCAAGTGCGCGGATGCAGCAAGTTTTCTCAGTGCTTACGTTTTTTACAGATCAAAAGGCAAGGATGATCCCGCAGTTAGCAGGAGAATGTTCCAGGAGATGATGGTCGAGTATCCTGATTCTCCATATATTCCTTATTCTGCCCTTTATCTTGGGGAACTCGAGCTTTCGCTCACAGGCTATGCTCCGGCATCAGGGTATTTCAACTACATACTCACGGAGTTTCCTGATTTCAGGGCAAAGCCCCAGGCAATCTACGGATATGCCATATCAAACATATATCTCGATAATCTGGTGAGTTCATATAAGGCCCTTAGCGAACTTTCGTCCAAATATCCTGACAGTGCATACACTGAACATGCTGCTTTTCAACAGGGAAGAATTTTTTTCAAGCGCGGAGACTATGAGGATGCCCTGAAACGCTTTGAAGTCTATTATTCCAAAAATAAGGATGCTGTTTATGATTCTCCTGAATTGTTATACTATCTTGGAAGTTCCGCCTACCACATAGGTAATTACAAAAAGGCCATAGAATATCTTTCAATGGCTTATAATCTTTTTCCTGAAATTGAAGAGCCAGATATTCTATTTTCAAGAATTGCCGACAGCTACGTTGAAGAAGGCCAGCTTGAAAAGGCAAAAAAGATTTACGAACTGGTCAGGTCAAAATATTCGGGTACTGACGGTTTCGCCGTAAGTTCTGTGAGACTTGCGGGCCTTGTGGATAATCAGGAGGAAAAAGAGGGGATCTACCAGGAGGTTATTGATGGTTTCCCTGATAATCCCCTTGCAAAGCTTTCCATGCTCAAACTTGCAAAGGCAAAGTTTGACACAGGCGATTTTGAAAGCAGTATGGAGCTTCTTTTCCAGCTATTATCTGAAAATCCCGGCGCAACAAAAAAAGAAGCTGATGCATTTTTGCAGCTGGCAACTGAAAAGTATTTTTCCTCAAAAGTATCCGAAGGCAAGGCCTTTGAAGCAGTTAAGAATTTTGAGGCAAAGAAAAAAAAAATTGAACCCTATATGAATCCAAAGATTCAATACCTTGTAGGAAAATCATATCTGAATCTCGGGCTTTATGAGCCTGCCTACGAATATCTGGCCGCATCCGCTCCTGCTTACGCGAACAAGGCCAAACCTCCGGGGTTTGACTATGATCTTGCACTGAGCATGGACGAGACAGGCCGGGCTGCGGAAGCAAAGCATATGTTCGTGTCCGCTTCTTCATCTGATTCTCTTTCGTCTGTGGATGCTCTGAAAAGACTTGCCCGCATTCAGATCTCGGAAGGTAAGCAGGACGATGCCCTGAACACATACAGGGAAGCTTTTTCAAAAAGTGAAAAACCGGATCAGAAAGCCGAAATACTGCTTGATCAGGCCCCAATATTTGAGAGCCGGAAAGATACCGATGCGGTGGCGTCTCTTATGGCCAAGGCCGAGGATCTTTTAAGGGCGAATAATGCGTCACCGGACAGGGACTTGCTTTTGAAAATTTTAAAAAAGCGGGGAGAGGCCGAGGCAAAAAAAGAAAATTATCTTGCAGCATCAGGAGCTTTTGAGCGTGCCCTTGCTCTGAAAAAAGAGGGAGATAATTTTGAAGAAATTTCCTTTTTACTCGCAGATACTTACGAGCGTCTGACCAAGACAAAAGAGGCGTCTGAAATATTCAAAAGCATTTCAGAGGGAGAAAACGATTTCTGGGCAAAGCTTGCCAAGGAAAGGCTCGAGCAGCTCATTTTTTTCGATAAGCTTAAAAGCCCTGAAAAAAAACTGGCGTCCCAGGCTAATTAA
- a CDS encoding sigma-54-dependent transcriptional regulator encodes MSRVEILIVEDNHKERSLILRYLEDIGAYPSFASDVSEALEKVRTGNFCLVILSYETLGLQTHIFLDAISVMDSAPRTVITSNTPSVETAVALIKAGAMDFLAKPVQRDSIKAVLDLVLEQKIDKLDGSEPQRPSKKIEIITRDKGMEKLIALVDQVADSTASVLINGESGTGKEVFARYIHDKSSRRKKAFVAVNCAALPESLLESELFGYEKGAFTGAAARKPGKFEIASGGTILLDEITEMQPHLQSKLLRVIQEREIDRIGGIAPVPVDVRIIATTNRDIRASVDSGSFRDDLFYRLSTIPLNIPSLRKRAGDIPFLAEFFIQKYSLIDGRRVKGLTDAALSRICAYEFPGNVRELENMMHRAVLLAKAELIKPVDLMMEDDEDDEFKEIVKTGDQQAVSFSIPEDFYSAPLRDVERQMIFHTLEKTQGNRTHAAKLLGISVRTLRNKLNEYREEFGDIPDI; translated from the coding sequence ATGTCCAGAGTAGAAATTCTCATAGTTGAAGACAATCATAAAGAAAGAAGCCTGATTCTCCGTTATCTGGAAGATATTGGCGCTTATCCTTCTTTTGCTTCTGATGTTTCAGAGGCTCTGGAAAAAGTCAGAACCGGGAATTTCTGCCTTGTTATTTTAAGCTATGAGACACTCGGCCTCCAGACCCATATCTTTCTCGATGCTATATCAGTTATGGATTCAGCCCCAAGAACCGTAATAACATCAAATACTCCATCCGTTGAAACAGCTGTTGCCCTTATAAAAGCAGGCGCAATGGATTTTCTGGCAAAGCCGGTTCAGAGGGACAGCATAAAGGCTGTACTTGATCTGGTTCTTGAACAGAAAATTGATAAGCTGGACGGATCAGAGCCGCAGAGACCTTCTAAAAAAATCGAGATAATAACCAGAGACAAGGGAATGGAAAAACTCATTGCCCTTGTTGATCAGGTAGCAGACAGCACCGCTTCAGTGCTTATTAACGGTGAAAGCGGCACTGGTAAAGAAGTATTTGCCAGATATATCCATGACAAAAGCAGCAGAAGAAAAAAGGCCTTTGTTGCGGTGAACTGCGCAGCTCTTCCTGAGTCGCTTCTTGAAAGCGAGCTTTTTGGTTATGAGAAAGGCGCTTTCACAGGAGCTGCAGCAAGAAAACCGGGCAAATTTGAAATTGCCAGCGGCGGAACCATCCTGCTTGACGAAATAACTGAAATGCAGCCCCATCTCCAGTCAAAGCTTCTCAGGGTAATACAGGAGAGGGAGATTGACAGGATAGGCGGTATTGCGCCGGTTCCTGTGGATGTTAGAATAATTGCAACCACAAATCGGGATATAAGGGCTTCTGTGGACTCAGGCTCTTTCAGGGACGACCTTTTCTACAGATTAAGCACAATTCCTTTGAATATCCCGTCACTCAGGAAAAGAGCCGGGGATATACCCTTCCTTGCCGAGTTTTTTATCCAGAAGTATAGTCTTATTGACGGTCGCCGTGTCAAAGGTTTGACGGATGCCGCTCTTTCAAGGATCTGTGCATATGAGTTTCCCGGAAATGTCCGTGAGCTTGAAAACATGATGCACAGAGCTGTTCTTCTTGCAAAAGCCGAGCTTATAAAGCCGGTTGACCTCATGATGGAAGATGATGAAGATGATGAATTCAAAGAGATTGTAAAGACTGGTGACCAGCAGGCAGTCAGTTTTTCCATACCCGAAGATTTTTATTCTGCTCCCCTGCGCGACGTTGAAAGACAGATGATTTTCCATACGCTTGAAAAGACCCAGGGCAACAGAACCCACGCTGCCAAGCTGCTTGGGATCAGCGTCAGAACGCTTCGAAACAAGCTTAATGAGTATCGGGAAGAGTTTGGGGATATCCCGGATATTTAA
- the flgB gene encoding flagellar basal body rod protein FlgB, producing the protein MSGLKIFDNTYNFLGNALNVSSRRHNLITSNIANIDTIGYKPSDLDFKSTLEALMAEPKKEMAVTHPKHITPETAPPDMNGERFDMANIYHLDSVDLDREMESLVENNINYRTTAEMMMRKITLLKHAISEGGR; encoded by the coding sequence ATGTCTGGTTTAAAAATATTTGACAATACATACAATTTTCTGGGCAACGCCCTTAATGTTTCGTCCAGGCGTCATAATCTCATCACTTCCAATATTGCCAATATAGATACCATCGGTTACAAGCCAAGTGACCTCGATTTCAAATCCACTCTTGAGGCTTTGATGGCAGAGCCCAAAAAAGAAATGGCAGTGACACATCCCAAGCACATCACTCCTGAAACCGCTCCTCCTGACATGAATGGAGAAAGATTCGACATGGCCAATATCTATCATCTTGATTCAGTCGATCTGGACAGGGAGATGGAGAGTCTTGTTGAAAACAATATCAATTACAGAACCACTGCCGAAATGATGATGAGAAAGATAACTCTGTTGAAGCACGCTATAAGTGAGGGAGGCAGATAA
- the flgC gene encoding flagellar basal body rod protein FlgC codes for MDFYTSMRISAGGLTAQRTKMNVISENIANVDTTRTPEGGPYRRKMVVFGSTPVKDDFGKKLEEAGKAHTGVEVKQIVRSQEDFRLVYNPSHPDSDPVTGYVAMPNVDHITEISDMMVARRAYDANVSALNNSKSMILKALEIGK; via the coding sequence ATGGATTTTTATACTTCTATGAGAATAAGCGCTGGGGGCCTTACTGCCCAGCGCACTAAAATGAATGTCATCTCCGAGAACATTGCGAATGTCGATACCACAAGAACCCCGGAAGGCGGGCCATACAGGAGAAAAATGGTTGTCTTCGGATCAACTCCCGTAAAAGATGATTTCGGCAAGAAGCTTGAAGAAGCAGGCAAGGCTCACACGGGGGTTGAAGTGAAGCAGATTGTCCGCTCCCAGGAAGATTTCAGGCTTGTATACAATCCGAGCCATCCTGACTCTGATCCAGTAACAGGTTACGTGGCCATGCCTAATGTGGATCATATCACAGAGATTTCTGACATGATGGTGGCAAGAAGAGCTTATGACGCGAACGTTTCAGCCCTCAACAACAGCAAGAGTATGATTCTTAAAGCCCTTGAAATAGGCAAATAA
- the fliE gene encoding flagellar hook-basal body complex protein FliE yields the protein MNTIRPIFGSAPQLMNQLNKSTPAPSQGEGINFMDRLKSAMSDVNNRQVVADTASEQVVQGKMGIHEGMMAVQEADVSLRYMLQVRGKTVEAYREIMRMQF from the coding sequence ATGAATACAATCAGACCAATATTCGGTTCGGCTCCGCAGCTGATGAACCAGCTTAACAAAAGCACTCCAGCACCATCCCAGGGCGAAGGAATAAATTTCATGGATAGATTAAAGAGTGCCATGAGTGATGTCAATAATCGTCAGGTGGTTGCAGATACTGCCTCTGAACAGGTTGTACAGGGAAAAATGGGAATCCATGAAGGCATGATGGCGGTTCAGGAAGCGGATGTATCGCTCAGGTATATGCTCCAGGTAAGGGGCAAGACAGTTGAGGCATACCGCGAGATAATGCGTATGCAGTTCTGA
- the fliF gene encoding flagellar basal-body MS-ring/collar protein FliF, producing the protein MNPILEQILNIYRNMPLSRKIFIGAATAIMIAGFAALFIWANRVQYNTLYTNLSSEDASQILTKLKEQRVPYQLEGGGSTIKIPEEKVYETRLGMAGLGLPKGGGAGFEIFDKTDFGATEFVQNLNYQRALQGELARTIKEFDEVEDARVMIVMPKDSVFIEDKKPPTASIMLKLKKDLPKEKVNAVVYLVSSSISDLAPERISVVDTTGKVLFKHKQEDEDGGDIVAKRQKYKTSVEEELSASIQSMLEHIIGKNKAIVRVTTEMNFAQIDEQEEIFDPEGQVARSRHNIGEAADKQGKNPADVSSVNPVVPPEEQVAGGTPYNEKNQKTDDTVNYDITKTLRKTVKPIGQVTRLSVAAVLDGKYEDAKDDKGFIVKKFVPRSQQEMDQFMAIVKKSMGFNEDRGDQISVESLPFSSVDEVAPDTRFDIGKMRKDYGNIIANILLILAIFIFIVRPVAKTIKEVKTVVQEPALPPGEEETRLISEIEEDTIHLPKPEEIEAKERAYELALRDHDRTASIIRGWLNEAAQS; encoded by the coding sequence ATGAATCCTATCCTTGAACAGATTCTTAATATCTACAGAAATATGCCTCTATCGAGAAAAATTTTCATAGGGGCGGCCACAGCTATAATGATTGCCGGTTTTGCCGCGCTTTTCATATGGGCCAACCGCGTGCAGTATAATACTCTTTATACCAATCTTTCGTCCGAAGATGCTTCCCAGATTTTAACCAAACTCAAGGAACAGCGGGTGCCATATCAGCTCGAAGGCGGCGGCTCGACCATCAAAATACCTGAGGAGAAAGTCTATGAAACAAGACTGGGAATGGCTGGTCTGGGGCTTCCAAAGGGTGGGGGAGCAGGCTTTGAGATTTTTGACAAGACTGATTTTGGCGCCACTGAGTTTGTGCAGAATCTGAATTATCAGCGTGCTCTTCAGGGTGAGCTTGCACGAACCATAAAAGAATTTGATGAAGTTGAAGACGCCAGGGTAATGATTGTAATGCCCAAGGATTCTGTTTTCATAGAAGATAAAAAACCTCCGACAGCATCAATCATGCTTAAGCTTAAAAAAGATCTGCCAAAGGAAAAGGTCAATGCAGTGGTTTATCTTGTGTCAAGTTCGATTTCAGATCTTGCGCCTGAAAGAATTTCTGTGGTTGACACAACCGGTAAGGTTTTGTTCAAGCATAAGCAGGAAGATGAAGATGGAGGCGATATTGTTGCCAAACGCCAGAAATACAAAACCTCGGTTGAAGAAGAGCTTTCCGCAAGCATACAGTCAATGCTTGAACATATTATAGGCAAGAATAAAGCTATTGTTCGTGTTACTACAGAGATGAATTTTGCCCAGATAGACGAGCAGGAAGAAATCTTTGATCCGGAAGGACAGGTTGCAAGAAGCAGGCATAATATCGGGGAGGCTGCGGACAAGCAGGGCAAGAATCCCGCAGATGTTTCAAGCGTTAATCCTGTAGTTCCTCCTGAAGAACAGGTTGCAGGTGGTACTCCATATAATGAAAAAAATCAGAAGACCGATGATACGGTAAACTATGATATAACAAAGACCCTTAGAAAAACCGTTAAGCCCATTGGCCAGGTAACAAGACTTTCAGTTGCTGCTGTTCTTGATGGCAAGTATGAAGATGCAAAGGATGATAAAGGCTTCATAGTAAAGAAGTTTGTTCCAAGATCCCAGCAGGAAATGGATCAGTTCATGGCTATTGTGAAAAAATCCATGGGTTTCAACGAAGACAGAGGCGACCAGATTTCAGTAGAGTCCCTTCCTTTCTCAAGTGTTGACGAAGTTGCTCCTGATACAAGGTTTGACATAGGAAAAATGAGGAAGGATTATGGAAATATAATTGCAAATATCCTTCTTATACTGGCAATATTCATATTCATTGTACGACCGGTGGCAAAGACCATCAAAGAAGTCAAGACTGTGGTTCAGGAGCCGGCGCTTCCTCCTGGTGAGGAAGAGACAAGACTTATATCAGAAATTGAGGAAGACACCATTCATCTGCCCAAGCCCGAGGAAATTGAGGCCAAGGAAAGGGCTTATGAACTGGCTCTCAGGGATCATGACAGAACAGCCAGCATAATCAGGGGCTGGCTAAACGAGGCGGCGCAATCATGA
- the fliG gene encoding flagellar motor switch protein FliG, whose product MTDEEKGGLTGQQKAAIFLIAMGEDYAANVFKRMSDREIRKAATAMATLEKIEPAVVAKVMEEFIEQYEGDVPIMVQGDTFIKNVLGKALEKERADIFIKEVEEGKRDVPFDWSWKVNTSTMSSYLGAEHPQTVAMVLAHLPPEISAEVMIGLPDERKGDIALRIAKLGQIPEDIIRDVDDALRAEFSGVAGKGSKGGGLQVLVDILNGVNKETEELVMETIEEENPDMAEDIKGMMFVFEDLLNVDDKAMREILKKVEGSQLTIALKTASDEMKKKILGNLSARAAEMLMEDLEIMGPVKLSDVEGAQSEVVRAAKELESEGTITLGGKGKGDVFV is encoded by the coding sequence ATGACAGATGAAGAAAAAGGCGGACTTACAGGTCAACAGAAGGCGGCAATCTTTTTGATTGCGATGGGAGAGGATTATGCCGCCAATGTTTTCAAGCGAATGTCTGATCGTGAGATCAGAAAGGCCGCCACTGCCATGGCCACCCTGGAAAAGATAGAACCTGCCGTGGTGGCTAAAGTCATGGAAGAATTCATAGAGCAATACGAAGGTGATGTGCCGATCATGGTTCAGGGAGACACCTTCATAAAAAATGTTCTTGGCAAGGCGCTGGAAAAGGAGCGGGCTGACATTTTCATCAAAGAAGTGGAGGAAGGTAAGAGGGATGTCCCGTTCGACTGGAGCTGGAAGGTCAATACATCCACAATGTCATCATATCTGGGCGCGGAGCATCCCCAGACTGTCGCCATGGTTCTGGCCCATCTGCCTCCTGAAATATCTGCTGAGGTCATGATTGGTCTGCCTGATGAAAGAAAGGGTGACATAGCTCTGCGTATTGCAAAACTTGGTCAGATTCCTGAGGACATAATAAGAGATGTGGATGACGCTTTGAGGGCTGAATTCAGCGGTGTGGCAGGCAAGGGAAGTAAAGGCGGCGGTCTTCAGGTTCTTGTTGATATATTGAACGGAGTTAATAAGGAAACCGAAGAGCTTGTCATGGAAACCATAGAAGAAGAAAATCCGGATATGGCTGAAGACATTAAAGGCATGATGTTCGTATTTGAAGATCTGCTCAATGTAGATGACAAGGCTATGCGCGAGATTCTGAAGAAAGTTGAAGGCAGCCAGCTTACCATTGCGTTAAAGACGGCAAGTGATGAAATGAAGAAAAAGATTCTTGGAAACCTCTCTGCACGCGCGGCTGAAATGCTCATGGAAGACCTTGAGATTATGGGGCCTGTAAAGCTTTCAGATGTTGAAGGCGCTCAGTCTGAAGTTGTAAGAGCGGCCAAGGAGCTTGAGTCAGAAGGTACCATCACACTTGGAGGCAAAGGAAAGGGCGATGTCTTCGTCTGA
- a CDS encoding FliH/SctL family protein has product MSSSDNKNRPDDDWKPMSVDASDHFEDISSPQREESDFSALFSQEGKKKKKQVDSFVPFVSKDGDSVKVTEMTEDLFEEDPAENVSDHVEEPEIPRISEEELNAIREVARKEGFDQGYADGFSKGEKDGFSKGEKDGFAKGEATGHDNGLKIAASQAESIESLLSDMNSAYSVLIKKNEAFIISLICRAVEKIVYGLLSIDHLIVKRAVMEAFSLIPEPEDVTVRINTEDYEFIEHVKDDFFREISSLKQVTVIADPGVKKGGCQIECAAGTVDMNLEKRLESIKKKIIELS; this is encoded by the coding sequence ATGTCTTCGTCTGATAATAAAAACAGGCCTGATGATGATTGGAAGCCCATGTCAGTAGATGCTTCCGATCATTTCGAGGATATATCCTCTCCCCAAAGGGAGGAATCGGATTTCAGCGCCCTTTTCAGCCAAGAGGGCAAGAAGAAGAAAAAACAGGTCGATTCCTTTGTTCCTTTTGTTTCTAAAGATGGTGATTCCGTAAAGGTTACGGAAATGACCGAAGATCTCTTTGAAGAAGATCCTGCTGAAAATGTATCCGATCATGTTGAGGAACCTGAAATACCGAGGATTTCCGAAGAAGAGCTGAACGCTATAAGGGAAGTGGCCAGAAAAGAAGGCTTTGATCAGGGCTATGCGGACGGGTTTTCCAAAGGAGAAAAAGACGGATTCAGCAAGGGGGAAAAAGACGGCTTTGCAAAGGGTGAGGCAACAGGTCATGACAATGGTTTGAAAATAGCAGCCAGCCAGGCTGAAAGTATAGAATCCCTCTTATCTGATATGAATTCGGCATATTCCGTTCTTATTAAAAAGAATGAGGCATTCATAATAAGTCTTATATGCCGTGCAGTTGAAAAAATTGTGTATGGTCTTCTTTCCATAGATCATCTGATAGTCAAGCGTGCTGTAATGGAAGCCTTTTCGCTTATTCCCGAGCCAGAGGACGTTACGGTCAGAATCAATACCGAAGATTACGAATTCATAGAGCATGTCAAAGATGATTTTTTCAGGGAAATTTCTTCTCTCAAGCAGGTGACCGTGATTGCTGATCCAGGAGTCAAAAAAGGCGGATGCCAGATAGAATGTGCGGCAGGAACTGTTGATATGAATCTTGAAAAAAGACTTGAAAGCATAAAAAAGAAGATAATTGAACTCAGCTGA